ATGAAAACTCGTTCTTTAATCAATTAAGGAGGTAACACCAGGCGATGTCTAAGGAGAAATTTGCGCGGGGGAAGCCGCACTTGAACATAGGTACGATAGGACACGTGGACCACGGTAAGACCACGCTCACTGCGGCGATAACGAAGGTAT
This DNA window, taken from Thermodesulfobacteriota bacterium, encodes the following:
- a CDS encoding GTP-binding protein, which encodes MSKEKFARGKPHLNIGTIGHVDHGKTTLTAAITKV